Proteins found in one Magnolia sinica isolate HGM2019 chromosome 5, MsV1, whole genome shotgun sequence genomic segment:
- the LOC131246334 gene encoding extensin-2-like isoform X15, with the protein MRLPIGDPSSWGRLWPHILLAFAIIFLSSNVEATGEPYIYASPPPPYEYKSPPPPSPSPPPPYYYKSPPPPSPSPPPPYYYKSPPPPSPSPPPPYYYESPPPPEKSPPPPYYYKSPPPPSPSPPPPYYYKSPPPPEKSPPPPYYYKSPPPPEKSPPPPYYYKSPPPPEKSPPPPYYYKSPPPPEKSPPPPYYYKSPPPPEKSPPPPYYYKSPPPPSPSPPPPYYYKSPPPPKEYPTPPYYYKSPPPPKEYPTPPYYYKSPPPPSPSPPPPYYYKSPPPPSPSPPPPYYYKSPPPPSPSPPPPYYYKSPPPPSPSPPPPYYYKSPPPPSPSPPPPYYYKSPPPPSPYPPPPYYYKSPPPPVPVPHPHPHHHPLIVKVVGKVYCYRCYDWKYPKKSHDKKHLKGAVVKITCKAGDKEIVAYGKTKINGKYSIAVEGYDYMKYGDEACKAMLHAPPKDSKCNIPTNLHYGKKGAMLKVKSKTHEEVVLKAKPFAYAPKTPYKECEKPKPKPPTYYYKSPPPPTPTYYYKSPPPPPPTYYYKSPPPPVYYYKSPPPPPPTYYYKSPPPPVYYYKSPPPPPPTYYYKSPPPPVYYYKSPPPPSPSPHPYYYKSPPPPSPSPHPYYYKSPPPPSPSPHPYYYKSPPPPSPSPHPYYYKSPPPPSPSPPPPYYYKSPPPPPPTYYYKSPPPPVYYYKSPPPPSPSPHPYYYKSPPPPSPSPHPYYYKSPPPPSPSPHPYYYKSPPPPSPSPPPPYYYKSPPPPSPSPPHPYYYKSPPPPSPSPPHPYYYKSPPPPSPSPPPPYYYKSPPPPSPSPPPPYYYKSPPPPSPSPPPPYYYKSPPPPNPSPPPPYYYKSPPPPSPSLHPPYYYKSPPPPSPSPPPPYYYKSPPPPSPSPPPPYYYKSPPPPSPSPPTPYYYKSPPPPSPSPHPYYYKSPPPPSPSPPPPYYYKSPPPPSPSPHPYYYKSPPPPSPSPPPPYYYKSPPPPSPSPPPPYYYKSPPPPSPSPPHPYYYKSPPPPSPSPPPPYYYKSPPPPSPSPPPPYYYKSPPPPSPSPPPPYYYKSPPPPSPSPPPPYYYNSPPPPSPSPPPPYYYKSPPPPSPSPPPPYYYKSPPPPDASPPPPYYYKSPPPPSPSPPPPYYYKSPPPPSPSPPPPYYYKSPPPPSPSPHPYLYSSPPPPIHY; encoded by the exons ATGAGACTACCGATCGGCGACCCCTCATCATGGGGTCGTCTGTGGCCACACATACTACTGGCCTTTGCAATCATCTTCTTGTCTAGCAATGTAGAAGCTACCGGCGAGCCGTACATTTACGCCTCGCCACCACCACCATATGAGTATAAGTCGCCGCCACCGCCGTCGCCTTCCCCTCCACCACCATATTACTATAAATCACCACCACCACCGTCTCCGTCACCCCCGCCACCTTACTACTACAAATCGCCGCCTCCTCCGTCTCCGTCTCCGCCACCACCTTACTACTACGAGTCACCACCACCACCTGAAAAGTCCCCTCCACCACCGTATTACTACAAATCTCCTCCACCACCCTCTCCATCTCCACCACCACCTTACTACTACAAGTCACCACCACCACCTGAAAAATCCC caccaccaccttacTACTACAAATCTCCACCACCTCCTGAGAAATCTCCACCACCACCATACTACTACAAATCTCCACCACCTCCTGAGAAATCTCCACCACCACCATACTACTACAAATCTCCACCACCTCCTGAGAAATCTCCTCCACCACCATACTACTACAAATCTCCACCACCTCCTGAGAAATCTCCTCCACCACCATACTACTACAAATCTCCACCACCGCCGTCTCCATCTCCACCACCTCCTTACTACTACAAATCTCCACCCCCACCGAAGGAATATCCAACACCACCATACTACTACAAATCTCCACCCCCGCCAAAGGAATATCCAACACCACCATACTACTACAAATCTCCACCACCACCATCTCCCTCTCCACCACCCCCTTACTACTATAAATccccaccaccaccatcaccatctcctccacCGCCTTACTACTACAAGTCACCACCTCCTCCTTCACCCTCACCTCCACCACCATACTACTACAAGTCTCCCCCACCACCATCACCGTCTCCGCCGCCACCTTACTACTACAAGTCtcccccaccaccatcaccatcaccaccaccaccttacTACTACAAATCTCCACCACCACCTTCCCCATATCCACCACCTCCATACTACTACAAATCACCACCACCTCCAGTGCCAGtcccacacccacacccacaccaccACCCCCTCATCGTGAAGGTCGTCGGAAAGGTTTACTGCTACCGATGCTACGACTGGAAATATCCCAAGAAGTCCCATGACAAGAAACATCTCAAAG GTGCTGTTGTGAAAATCACGTGCAAGGCTGGAGACAAAGAGATTGTAGCCTATGGCAAGACCAAGATCAATGGAAAATACAGCATTGCTGTGGAAGGCTATGATTATATGAAATATGGAGATGAGGCTTGCAAGGCCATGCTCCATGCACCACCAAAGGACTCCAAGTGTAACATCCCCACAAACCTCCATTATGGCAAGAAAGGGGCCATGCTCAAAGTGAAATCCAAAACCCATGAAGAGGTTGTCCTTAAAGCCAAGCCATTTGCCTATGCACCCAAGACCCCGTACAAGGAATGCGAGAAACCTAAGCCAAAACCACCTACTTACTACTACAAATCCCCACCCCCACCCACACCCACTTACTACTACAAGTCGCCACCACCTCCCCCGCCGACGTACTACTATAAGTCTCCACCACCACCAGTCTACTACTACAAGTCGCCACCACCTCCCCCGCCGACGTATTACTACAAGTCTCCACCACCACCAGTCTACTACTACAAGTCGCCACCACCTCCCCCGCCGACATACTACTACAAGTCTCCACCACCACCAGTCTACTACTACAAGTCCCCACCTCCACCATCGCCATCTCCCCATCCTTACTACTACAAGTCCCCACCTCCACCATCTCCATCTCCCCATCCTTACTACTACAAGTCCCCACCTCCACCATCGCCATCTCCCCATCCTTACTACTACAAGTCCCCACCTCCACCATCTCCATCTCCCCATCCTTACTACTACAAGTCCCCACCTCCACCATCGCCATCTCCTCCCCCTCCTTACTACTACAAGTCACCACCACCTCCCCCACCAACATACTACTACAAGTCTCCACCACCACCAGTCTACTACTACAAGTCCCCACCTCCACCATCGCCATCTCCCCATCCTTACTACTACAAGTCCCCACCTCCACCATCGCCATCTCCTCATCCTTACTACTACAAGTCCCCACCTCCACCATCGCCATCTCCCCATCCTTACTACTACAAGTCCCCACCCCCACCATCGCCATCTCCTCCTCCTCCATACTACTACAAGTCCCCACccccaccatcaccatcacccccTCATCCCTACTACTACAAATCCCCACCACCCCCATCACCATCCCCACCACATCCATACTACTACAAATCCCCACCTCCCCCATCGCCATCTCCACCACCACCCTACTACTACAAATCCCCACCACCTCCATCTCCAAGCCCACCACCTCCCTACTACTACAAGTCCCCACCCCCACCATCGCCGTCTCCTCCTCCTCCATACTATTACAAATCACCTCCACCACCAAATCCATCTCCACCACCTCCCTACTACTACAAGTCCCCGCCCCCACCATCACCGTCATTGCATCCTCCCTACTACTACAAATCCCCACCCCCACCATCGCCATCTCCTCCTCCCCCTTACTACTACAAATCCCCACCTCCACCATCACCATCTCCACCACCACCCTATTACTACAAATCTCCTCCTCCCCCATCACCTTCACCACCAACACCTTATTACTACAAGAGCCCACCACCTCCCTCACCATCTCCTCATCCATACTACTACAAGTCCCCACCTCCACCATCACCCTCACCACCACCACCCTATTACTACAAATCTCCCCCTCCCCCATCACCATCCCCACATCCATACTACTACAAGTCCCCGCCACCCCCATCACCATCTCCACCCCCTCCTTACTACTACAAGTCTCCACCTCCACCATCGCCATCTCCTCCCCCTCCTTACTACTACAAGTCCCCACCCCcaccatcaccatctcctccccaTCCTTACTACTACAAGTCTCCACCGCCACCATCCCCATCTCCTCCTCCTCCATACTACTACAAGTCCCCACccccaccatcaccatcacccccTCCTCCCTACTACTACAAATCCCCACCACCCCCATCACCATCCCCACCACCTCCATACTACTACAAATCCCCACCTCCCCCATCACCATCTCCACCACCACCCTACTACTACAATTCCCCACCACCTCCATCGCCATCTCCGCCACCTCCCTACTACTACAAGTCCCCACCCCCACCATCGCCATCTCCTCCTCCTCCCTACTATTACAAATCACCTCCACCACCAGATGCATCACCACCACCTCCCTACTACTACAAGTCCCCGCCCCCACCATCACCGTCACCGCCTCCTCCCTACTACTACAAATCCCCGCCCCcaccatcaccatctcctcctcCCCCCTACTACTACAAATCCCCACCACCACCCTCACCATCCCCTCATCCATACCTCTACTCCTCCCCTCCCCCTCCAATCCACTACTAA
- the LOC131246334 gene encoding extensin-2-like isoform X9 produces the protein MRLPIGDPSSWGRLWPHILLAFAIIFLSSNVEATGEPYIYASPPPPYEYKSPPPPSPSPPPPYYYKSPPPPSPSPPPPYYYKSPPPPSPSPPPPYYYESPPPPEKSPPPPYYYKSPPPPSPSPPPPYYYKSPPPPEKSPPPPYYYKSPPPPSPSPPPPYYYKSPPPPEKSPPPPYYYKSPPPPSPSPPPPYYYKSPPPPEKSPPPPYYYKSPPPPEKSPPPPYYYKSPPPPEKSPPPPYYYKSPPPPEKSPPPPYYYKSPPPPSPSPPPPYYYKSPPPPKEYPTPPYYYKSPPPPKEYPTPPYYYKSPPPPSPSPPPPYYYKSPPPPSPSPPPPYYYKSPPPPSPSPPPPYYYKSPPPPSPSPPPPYYYKSPPPPSPSPPPPYYYKSPPPPSPYPPPPYYYKSPPPPVPVPHPHPHHHPLIVKVVGKVYCYRCYDWKYPKKSHDKKHLKGAVVKITCKAGDKEIVAYGKTKINGKYSIAVEGYDYMKYGDEACKAMLHAPPKDSKCNIPTNLHYGKKGAMLKVKSKTHEEVVLKAKPFAYAPKTPYKECEKPKPKPPTYYYKSPPPPTPTYYYKSPPPPPPTYYYKSPPPPVYYYKSPPPPPPTYYYKSPPPPVYYYKSPPPPPPTYYYKSPPPPVYYYKSPPPPSPSPHPYYYKSPPPPSPSPHPYYYKSPPPPSPSPHPYYYKSPPPPSPSPHPYYYKSPPPPSPSPPPPYYYKSPPPPPPTYYYKSPPPPVYYYKSPPPPSPSPHPYYYKSPPPPSPSPPPPYYYKSPPPPSPSPPHPYYYKSPPPPSPSPPHPYYYKSPPPPSPSPPPPYYYKSPPPPSPSPPPPYYYKSPPPPSPSPPPPYYYKSPPPPNPSPPPPYYYKSPPPPSPSLHPPYYYKSPPPPSPSPPPPYYYKSPPPPSPSPPPPYYYKSPPPPSPSPPTPYYYKSPPPPSPSPHPYYYKSPPPPSPSPPPPYYYKSPPPPSPSPHPYYYKSPPPPSPSPPPPYYYKSPPPPSPSPPPPYYYKSPPPPSPSPPHPYYYKSPPPPSPSPPPPYYYKSPPPPSPSPPPPYYYKSPPPPSPSPPPPYYYKSPPPPSPSPPPPYYYNSPPPPSPSPPPPYYYKSPPPPSPSPPPPYYYKSPPPPDASPPPPYYYKSPPPPSPSPPPPYYYKSPPPPSPSPPPPYYYKSPPPPSPSPHPYLYSSPPPPIHY, from the exons ATGAGACTACCGATCGGCGACCCCTCATCATGGGGTCGTCTGTGGCCACACATACTACTGGCCTTTGCAATCATCTTCTTGTCTAGCAATGTAGAAGCTACCGGCGAGCCGTACATTTACGCCTCGCCACCACCACCATATGAGTATAAGTCGCCGCCACCGCCGTCGCCTTCCCCTCCACCACCATATTACTATAAATCACCACCACCACCGTCTCCGTCACCCCCGCCACCTTACTACTACAAATCGCCGCCTCCTCCGTCTCCGTCTCCGCCACCACCTTACTACTACGAGTCACCACCACCACCTGAAAAGTCCCCTCCACCACCGTATTACTACAAATCTCCTCCACCACCCTCTCCATCTCCACCACCACCTTACTACTACAAGTCACCACCACCACCTGAAAAATCCCCTCCACCACCATATTACTACAAATCTCCTCCACCACCCTCTCCATCTCCTCCACCACCTTACTACTACAAATCTCCACCCCCTCCTGAGAAATCTCCTCCACCACCATACTACTACAAATCTCCTCCACCACCCtctccatcaccaccaccaccttacTACTACAAATCTCCACCACCTCCTGAGAAATCTCCACCACCACCATACTACTACAAATCTCCACCACCTCCTGAGAAATCTCCACCACCACCATACTACTACAAATCTCCACCACCTCCTGAGAAATCTCCTCCACCACCATACTACTACAAATCTCCACCACCTCCTGAGAAATCTCCTCCACCACCATACTACTACAAATCTCCACCACCGCCGTCTCCATCTCCACCACCTCCTTACTACTACAAATCTCCACCCCCACCGAAGGAATATCCAACACCACCATACTACTACAAATCTCCACCCCCGCCAAAGGAATATCCAACACCACCATACTACTACAAATCTCCACCACCACCATCTCCCTCTCCACCACCCCCTTACTACTATAAATccccaccaccaccatcaccatctcctccacCGCCTTACTACTACAAGTCACCACCTCCTCCTTCACCCTCACCTCCACCACCATACTACTACAAGTCTCCCCCACCACCATCACCGTCTCCGCCGCCACCTTACTACTACAAGTCtcccccaccaccatcaccatcaccaccaccaccttacTACTACAAATCTCCACCACCACCTTCCCCATATCCACCACCTCCATACTACTACAAATCACCACCACCTCCAGTGCCAGtcccacacccacacccacaccaccACCCCCTCATCGTGAAGGTCGTCGGAAAGGTTTACTGCTACCGATGCTACGACTGGAAATATCCCAAGAAGTCCCATGACAAGAAACATCTCAAAG GTGCTGTTGTGAAAATCACGTGCAAGGCTGGAGACAAAGAGATTGTAGCCTATGGCAAGACCAAGATCAATGGAAAATACAGCATTGCTGTGGAAGGCTATGATTATATGAAATATGGAGATGAGGCTTGCAAGGCCATGCTCCATGCACCACCAAAGGACTCCAAGTGTAACATCCCCACAAACCTCCATTATGGCAAGAAAGGGGCCATGCTCAAAGTGAAATCCAAAACCCATGAAGAGGTTGTCCTTAAAGCCAAGCCATTTGCCTATGCACCCAAGACCCCGTACAAGGAATGCGAGAAACCTAAGCCAAAACCACCTACTTACTACTACAAATCCCCACCCCCACCCACACCCACTTACTACTACAAGTCGCCACCACCTCCCCCGCCGACGTACTACTATAAGTCTCCACCACCACCAGTCTACTACTACAAGTCGCCACCACCTCCCCCGCCGACGTATTACTACAAGTCTCCACCACCACCAGTCTACTACTACAAGTCGCCACCACCTCCCCCGCCGACATACTACTACAAGTCTCCACCACCACCAGTCTACTACTACAAGTCCCCACCTCCACCATCGCCATCTCCCCATCCTTACTACTACAAGTCCCCACCTCCACCATCTCCATCTCCCCATCCTTACTACTACAAGTCCCCACCTCCACCATCGCCATCTCCCCATCCTTACTACTACAAGTCCCCACCTCCACCATCTCCATCTCCCCATCCTTACTACTACAAGTCCCCACCTCCACCATCGCCATCTCCTCCCCCTCCTTACTACTACAAGTCACCACCACCTCCCCCACCAACATACTACTACAAGTCTCCACCACCACCAGTCTACTACTACAAGTCCCCAC CTCCACCATCGCCATCTCCCCATCCTTACTACTACAAGTCCCCACCCCCACCATCGCCATCTCCTCCTCCTCCATACTACTACAAGTCCCCACccccaccatcaccatcacccccTCATCCCTACTACTACAAATCCCCACCACCCCCATCACCATCCCCACCACATCCATACTACTACAAATCCCCACCTCCCCCATCGCCATCTCCACCACCACCCTACTACTACAAATCCCCACCACCTCCATCTCCAAGCCCACCACCTCCCTACTACTACAAGTCCCCACCCCCACCATCGCCGTCTCCTCCTCCTCCATACTATTACAAATCACCTCCACCACCAAATCCATCTCCACCACCTCCCTACTACTACAAGTCCCCGCCCCCACCATCACCGTCATTGCATCCTCCCTACTACTACAAATCCCCACCCCCACCATCGCCATCTCCTCCTCCCCCTTACTACTACAAATCCCCACCTCCACCATCACCATCTCCACCACCACCCTATTACTACAAATCTCCTCCTCCCCCATCACCTTCACCACCAACACCTTATTACTACAAGAGCCCACCACCTCCCTCACCATCTCCTCATCCATACTACTACAAGTCCCCACCTCCACCATCACCCTCACCACCACCACCCTATTACTACAAATCTCCCCCTCCCCCATCACCATCCCCACATCCATACTACTACAAGTCCCCGCCACCCCCATCACCATCTCCACCCCCTCCTTACTACTACAAGTCTCCACCTCCACCATCGCCATCTCCTCCCCCTCCTTACTACTACAAGTCCCCACCCCcaccatcaccatctcctccccaTCCTTACTACTACAAGTCTCCACCGCCACCATCCCCATCTCCTCCTCCTCCATACTACTACAAGTCCCCACccccaccatcaccatcacccccTCCTCCCTACTACTACAAATCCCCACCACCCCCATCACCATCCCCACCACCTCCATACTACTACAAATCCCCACCTCCCCCATCACCATCTCCACCACCACCCTACTACTACAATTCCCCACCACCTCCATCGCCATCTCCGCCACCTCCCTACTACTACAAGTCCCCACCCCCACCATCGCCATCTCCTCCTCCTCCCTACTATTACAAATCACCTCCACCACCAGATGCATCACCACCACCTCCCTACTACTACAAGTCCCCGCCCCCACCATCACCGTCACCGCCTCCTCCCTACTACTACAAATCCCCGCCCCcaccatcaccatctcctcctcCCCCCTACTACTACAAATCCCCACCACCACCCTCACCATCCCCTCATCCATACCTCTACTCCTCCCCTCCCCCTCCAATCCACTACTAA
- the LOC131246334 gene encoding extensin-2-like isoform X5 → MRLPIGDPSSWGRLWPHILLAFAIIFLSSNVEATGEPYIYASPPPPYEYKSPPPPSPSPPPPYYYKSPPPPSPSPPPPYYYKSPPPPSPSPPPPYYYESPPPPEKSPPPPYYYKSPPPPSPSPPPPYYYKSPPPPEKSPPPPYYYKSPPPPSPSPPPPYYYKSPPPPEKSPPPPYYYKSPPPPSPSPPPPYYYKSPPPPEKSPPPPYYYKSPPPPEKSPPPPYYYKSPPPPEKSPPPPYYYKSPPPPEKSPPPPYYYKSPPPPSPSPPPPYYYKSPPPPKEYPTPPYYYKSPPPPKEYPTPPYYYKSPPPPSPSPPPPYYYKSPPPPSPSPPPPYYYKSPPPPSPSPPPPYYYKSPPPPSPSPPPPYYYKSPPPPSPSPPPPYYYKSPPPPSPYPPPPYYYKSPPPPVPVPHPHPHHHPLIVKVVGKVYCYRCYDWKYPKKSHDKKHLKGAVVKITCKAGDKEIVAYGKTKINGKYSIAVEGYDYMKYGDEACKAMLHAPPKDSKCNIPTNLHYGKKGAMLKVKSKTHEEVVLKAKPFAYAPKTPYKECEKPKPKPPTYYYKSPPPPTPTYYYKSPPPPPPTYYYKSPPPPVYYYKSPPPPPPTYYYKSPPPPVYYYKSPPPPPPTYYYKSPPPPVYYYKSPPPPSPSPHPYYYKSPPPPSPSPHPYYYKSPPPPSPSPHPYYYKSPPPPSPSPHPYYYKSPPPPSPSPPPPYYYKSPPPPPPTYYYKSPPPPVYYYKSPPPPSPSPHPYYYKSPPPPSPSPHPYYYKSPPPPSPSPPPPYYYKSPPPPSPSPPHPYYYKSPPPPSPSPPHPYYYKSPPPPSPSPPPPYYYKSPPPPSPSPPPPYYYKSPPPPSPSPPPPYYYKSPPPPNPSPPPPYYYKSPPPPSPSLHPPYYYKSPPPPSPSPPPPYYYKSPPPPSPSPPPPYYYKSPPPPSPSPPTPYYYKSPPPPSPSPHPYYYKSPPPPSPSPPPPYYYKSPPPPSPSPHPYYYKSPPPPSPSPPPPYYYKSPPPPSPSPPPPYYYKSPPPPSPSPPHPYYYKSPPPPSPSPPPPYYYKSPPPPSPSPPPPYYYKSPPPPSPSPPPPYYYKSPPPPSPSPPPPYYYNSPPPPSPSPPPPYYYKSPPPPSPSPPPPYYYKSPPPPDASPPPPYYYKSPPPPSPSPPPPYYYKSPPPPSPSPPPPYYYKSPPPPSPSPHPYLYSSPPPPIHY, encoded by the exons ATGAGACTACCGATCGGCGACCCCTCATCATGGGGTCGTCTGTGGCCACACATACTACTGGCCTTTGCAATCATCTTCTTGTCTAGCAATGTAGAAGCTACCGGCGAGCCGTACATTTACGCCTCGCCACCACCACCATATGAGTATAAGTCGCCGCCACCGCCGTCGCCTTCCCCTCCACCACCATATTACTATAAATCACCACCACCACCGTCTCCGTCACCCCCGCCACCTTACTACTACAAATCGCCGCCTCCTCCGTCTCCGTCTCCGCCACCACCTTACTACTACGAGTCACCACCACCACCTGAAAAGTCCCCTCCACCACCGTATTACTACAAATCTCCTCCACCACCCTCTCCATCTCCACCACCACCTTACTACTACAAGTCACCACCACCACCTGAAAAATCCCCTCCACCACCATATTACTACAAATCTCCTCCACCACCCTCTCCATCTCCTCCACCACCTTACTACTACAAATCTCCACCCCCTCCTGAGAAATCTCCTCCACCACCATACTACTACAAATCTCCTCCACCACCCtctccatcaccaccaccaccttacTACTACAAATCTCCACCACCTCCTGAGAAATCTCCACCACCACCATACTACTACAAATCTCCACCACCTCCTGAGAAATCTCCACCACCACCATACTACTACAAATCTCCACCACCTCCTGAGAAATCTCCTCCACCACCATACTACTACAAATCTCCACCACCTCCTGAGAAATCTCCTCCACCACCATACTACTACAAATCTCCACCACCGCCGTCTCCATCTCCACCACCTCCTTACTACTACAAATCTCCACCCCCACCGAAGGAATATCCAACACCACCATACTACTACAAATCTCCACCCCCGCCAAAGGAATATCCAACACCACCATACTACTACAAATCTCCACCACCACCATCTCCCTCTCCACCACCCCCTTACTACTATAAATccccaccaccaccatcaccatctcctccacCGCCTTACTACTACAAGTCACCACCTCCTCCTTCACCCTCACCTCCACCACCATACTACTACAAGTCTCCCCCACCACCATCACCGTCTCCGCCGCCACCTTACTACTACAAGTCtcccccaccaccatcaccatcaccaccaccaccttacTACTACAAATCTCCACCACCACCTTCCCCATATCCACCACCTCCATACTACTACAAATCACCACCACCTCCAGTGCCAGtcccacacccacacccacaccaccACCCCCTCATCGTGAAGGTCGTCGGAAAGGTTTACTGCTACCGATGCTACGACTGGAAATATCCCAAGAAGTCCCATGACAAGAAACATCTCAAAG GTGCTGTTGTGAAAATCACGTGCAAGGCTGGAGACAAAGAGATTGTAGCCTATGGCAAGACCAAGATCAATGGAAAATACAGCATTGCTGTGGAAGGCTATGATTATATGAAATATGGAGATGAGGCTTGCAAGGCCATGCTCCATGCACCACCAAAGGACTCCAAGTGTAACATCCCCACAAACCTCCATTATGGCAAGAAAGGGGCCATGCTCAAAGTGAAATCCAAAACCCATGAAGAGGTTGTCCTTAAAGCCAAGCCATTTGCCTATGCACCCAAGACCCCGTACAAGGAATGCGAGAAACCTAAGCCAAAACCACCTACTTACTACTACAAATCCCCACCCCCACCCACACCCACTTACTACTACAAGTCGCCACCACCTCCCCCGCCGACGTACTACTATAAGTCTCCACCACCACCAGTCTACTACTACAAGTCGCCACCACCTCCCCCGCCGACGTATTACTACAAGTCTCCACCACCACCAGTCTACTACTACAAGTCGCCACCACCTCCCCCGCCGACATACTACTACAAGTCTCCACCACCACCAGTCTACTACTACAAGTCCCCACCTCCACCATCGCCATCTCCCCATCCTTACTACTACAAGTCCCCACCTCCACCATCTCCATCTCCCCATCCTTACTACTACAAGTCCCCACCTCCACCATCGCCATCTCCCCATCCTTACTACTACAAGTCCCCACCTCCACCATCTCCATCTCCCCATCCTTACTACTACAAGTCCCCACCTCCACCATCGCCATCTCCTCCCCCTCCTTACTACTACAAGTCACCACCACCTCCCCCACCAACATACTACTACAAGTCTCCACCACCACCAGTCTACTACTACAAGTCCCCAC CTCCACCATCGCCATCTCCTCATCCTTACTACTACAAGTCCCCACCTCCACCATCGCCATCTCCCCATCCTTACTACTACAAGTCCCCACCCCCACCATCGCCATCTCCTCCTCCTCCATACTACTACAAGTCCCCACccccaccatcaccatcacccccTCATCCCTACTACTACAAATCCCCACCACCCCCATCACCATCCCCACCACATCCATACTACTACAAATCCCCACCTCCCCCATCGCCATCTCCACCACCACCCTACTACTACAAATCCCCACCACCTCCATCTCCAAGCCCACCACCTCCCTACTACTACAAGTCCCCACCCCCACCATCGCCGTCTCCTCCTCCTCCATACTATTACAAATCACCTCCACCACCAAATCCATCTCCACCACCTCCCTACTACTACAAGTCCCCGCCCCCACCATCACCGTCATTGCATCCTCCCTACTACTACAAATCCCCACCCCCACCATCGCCATCTCCTCCTCCCCCTTACTACTACAAATCCCCACCTCCACCATCACCATCTCCACCACCACCCTATTACTACAAATCTCCTCCTCCCCCATCACCTTCACCACCAACACCTTATTACTACAAGAGCCCACCACCTCCCTCACCATCTCCTCATCCATACTACTACAAGTCCCCACCTCCACCATCACCCTCACCACCACCACCCTATTACTACAAATCTCCCCCTCCCCCATCACCATCCCCACATCCATACTACTACAAGTCCCCGCCACCCCCATCACCATCTCCACCCCCTCCTTACTACTACAAGTCTCCACCTCCACCATCGCCATCTCCTCCCCCTCCTTACTACTACAAGTCCCCACCCCcaccatcaccatctcctccccaTCCTTACTACTACAAGTCTCCACCGCCACCATCCCCATCTCCTCCTCCTCCATACTACTACAAGTCCCCACccccaccatcaccatcacccccTCCTCCCTACTACTACAAATCCCCACCACCCCCATCACCATCCCCACCACCTCCATACTACTACAAATCCCCACCTCCCCCATCACCATCTCCACCACCACCCTACTACTACAATTCCCCACCACCTCCATCGCCATCTCCGCCACCTCCCTACTACTACAAGTCCCCACCCCCACCATCGCCATCTCCTCCTCCTCCCTACTATTACAAATCACCTCCACCACCAGATGCATCACCACCACCTCCCTACTACTACAAGTCCCCGCCCCCACCATCACCGTCACCGCCTCCTCCCTACTACTACAAATCCCCGCCCCcaccatcaccatctcctcctcCCCCCTACTACTACAAATCCCCACCACCACCCTCACCATCCCCTCATCCATACCTCTACTCCTCCCCTCCCCCTCCAATCCACTACTAA